A genomic region of Bubalus kerabau isolate K-KA32 ecotype Philippines breed swamp buffalo chromosome 10, PCC_UOA_SB_1v2, whole genome shotgun sequence contains the following coding sequences:
- the LOC129620557 gene encoding 60S ribosomal protein L23a-like — protein MKMEPKAKKETPAPPKAEAKAKALKAKKAVLKGVHSHKKKKIQTSPTFRQPKTLRLRRQPKYPQKSASRRNKLDYHAIIKFPLTTESAMKKIEDKNTLVFIVDVKAKKHQIKQAVEKLYDIDVAKVNTLIRPDGEKAYV, from the coding sequence ATGAAGATGGAGCCGAAGGCGAAGAAGGAAACCCCTGCCCCTCCTAAAGCTGAAGCCAAAGCAAAGGCTTTGAAGGCCAAGAAGGCAGTGTTGAAAGGTGTCCACAGtcacaagaaaaagaagatcCAGACGTCACCCACCTTCCGGCAACCCAAAACACTGAGGCTCAGGAGGCAGCCCAAATATCCTCAGAAGAGTGCCTCTAGGAGAAACAAACTTGACTACCATGCCATCATCAAATTCCCCCTCACCACCGAGTCAGCCatgaagaaaatagaagacaAAAACACACTGGTATTCATTGTGGATGTCAAGGCCAAAAAGCACCAAATTAAACAGGCTGTGGAGAAGCTCTATGACATTGACGTGGCTAAGGTCAATACTCTGATCAGGCCTGATGGAGAGAAGGCATATGTTTGA
- the LPCAT4 gene encoding lysophospholipid acyltransferase LPCAT4 isoform X1: MSQGSPGDWAPLDPTPGPPAPPNPFVHELHLSRLQRVKFCLLGALLAPIRVLLAFIVLFLLWPFAWLQVAGLTEEQLQEPITGWRKTVCHHGVLGLSRLLFFLLGFLRIRVRGQRASRLQAPVLVAAPHSTFFDPIVLLPCDLPKVVSRAENLSVPVIGALLRFNQAILVSRHDPASRRRVVEEVRRRATSGGKWPQVLFFPEGTCSNKKALLKFKPGAFIAGVPVQPVLIRYPNSLDTTSWAWRGPGVLKVLWLTASQPCSIVDVEFLPVYRPSPEESRDPTLYANNVQRVMAQALGIPATECEFVESLPVIVVGRLKVALEPQLWELGRVLRKAGLSPDCVDAGTEPGRSRRISQEEFAKQLQLSDSQTVAGAFSYFQQDADGLVDFRDVALALAALSGGRSLEELTRLAFELFAEEPEEQAEEQAKGPGRLLYKDGFSTILHLLLGSPRPAARTLHAELCQAGARQGLSLCEFQDFSLHHPLHGKLFSTYLRPSQTPPASSPGSTTALANGTVQAPKQKGD; this comes from the exons AtgagccagggaagtccgggGGACTGGGCCCCCCTCGACCCTACCCCCGGACCCCCAGCGCCCCCCAACCCTTTCGTGCACGAGTTACATCTCTCCCGCCTCCAGAGGGTTAAG TTCTGCCTCCTGGGGGCACTGCTGGCCCCCATCCGAGTGCTTCTGGCCTTTATCGTCCTCTTTCTCCTCTGGCCCTTTGCCTGGCTGCAAGTAGCTGGTCTTACTGAGGAGCAGCTTCAGGAGCCAATTACCGGATGGAGGAA GACTGTGTGCCATCATGGGGTGCTGGGCCTCAGCCGCCTGCTCTTTTTCCTGCTGGGTTTCCTCCGGATTCGAGTTCGAGGCCAGCGGGCCTCTCGCCTTCAAGCCCCTGTCCTGGTTGCCGCCCCTCACTCTACTTTCTTTGACCCCATTGTTCTGCTGCCCTGTGACCTGCCCAAGGTTGTGTCTCGAGCTGAGAACCTTTCCGTTCCCGTCATTGGAG CCCTTCTTCGCTTCAACCAAGCCATCCTGGTGTCCAGGCATGACCCCGCCTCTCGGCGCAGAGTGGTGGAAGAGGTCCGGAGGCGAGCTACCTCCGGAGGCAAGTGGCCTCAG GTACTATTCTTTCCTGAGGGCACCTGTTCCAACAAGAAGGCTTTGCTGAAATTCAAACCAG GAGCCTTCATCGCTGGGGTGCCCGTGCAGCCTGTCCTCATCCGCTACCCCAACAGTCTG GACACTACCAGCTGGGCTTGGAGGGGCCCTGGAGT ACTCAAAGTCCTCTGGCTCACAGCCTCTCAGCCCTGCAGCATCGTGGATGTGGAG TTCCTACCTGTATACCGCCCCAGCCCGGAGGAGAGCAGGGACCCCACCCTCTATGCCAACAATGTCCAGAGGGTTATGGCACA GGCCCTGGGCATTCCAGCCACCGAGTGCGAGTTTGTAGAGAGCTTGCCTGTGATTGTGGTGGGCCGGCTGAAGGTGGCCTTGGAGCCACAGCTCTGGGAACTGGGCAGAGTGCTTCGGAAGGCTGG GCTGTCCCCTGACTGTGTAGACGCTGGGACAGAGCCAGGCCGGAGTCGAAGGATCAGTCAGGAAGAGTTTGCCAAGCAGCTACAGCTCTCTGACTCCCAGACGGTGGCTGGTGCCTTTAGCTACttccagcag GATGCCGATGGTTTGGTGGACTTCCGAGACGTGGCCCTTGCATTGGCAGCTCTGAGTGGGGGCAGGAGCCTGGAGGAGCTGACTCGCCTGGCCTTTGAG CTCTTTGCTGAGGAGCCAGAGGAGCAGGCCGAGGAGCAGGCCAAGGGGCCCGGCCGCCTGCTGTACAAAGACGGCTTCAGCACCATCCTGCACCTGCTGCTTGGCTCGCCGCGCCCTGCTGCCAGGACTCTGCATGCTGAGCTGTGCCAGGCAGGGGCCCGCCAGGGCCTCTCCCTCT GTGAGTTCCAGGACTTTTCCCTCCACCACCCACTCCACGGGAAGCTCTTCAGCACCTACCTGCGCCCCTCCCAGACAccacctgcctcctccccaggcaGCACCACCGCTCTGGCCAACGGGACTGTGCAAGCCCCCAAGCAGAAGGGCGACTGA
- the LPCAT4 gene encoding lysophospholipid acyltransferase LPCAT4 isoform X2 has product MKFCLLGALLAPIRVLLAFIVLFLLWPFAWLQVAGLTEEQLQEPITGWRKTVCHHGVLGLSRLLFFLLGFLRIRVRGQRASRLQAPVLVAAPHSTFFDPIVLLPCDLPKVVSRAENLSVPVIGALLRFNQAILVSRHDPASRRRVVEEVRRRATSGGKWPQVLFFPEGTCSNKKALLKFKPGAFIAGVPVQPVLIRYPNSLDTTSWAWRGPGVLKVLWLTASQPCSIVDVEFLPVYRPSPEESRDPTLYANNVQRVMAQALGIPATECEFVESLPVIVVGRLKVALEPQLWELGRVLRKAGLSPDCVDAGTEPGRSRRISQEEFAKQLQLSDSQTVAGAFSYFQQDADGLVDFRDVALALAALSGGRSLEELTRLAFELFAEEPEEQAEEQAKGPGRLLYKDGFSTILHLLLGSPRPAARTLHAELCQAGARQGLSLCEFQDFSLHHPLHGKLFSTYLRPSQTPPASSPGSTTALANGTVQAPKQKGD; this is encoded by the exons ATGAAA TTCTGCCTCCTGGGGGCACTGCTGGCCCCCATCCGAGTGCTTCTGGCCTTTATCGTCCTCTTTCTCCTCTGGCCCTTTGCCTGGCTGCAAGTAGCTGGTCTTACTGAGGAGCAGCTTCAGGAGCCAATTACCGGATGGAGGAA GACTGTGTGCCATCATGGGGTGCTGGGCCTCAGCCGCCTGCTCTTTTTCCTGCTGGGTTTCCTCCGGATTCGAGTTCGAGGCCAGCGGGCCTCTCGCCTTCAAGCCCCTGTCCTGGTTGCCGCCCCTCACTCTACTTTCTTTGACCCCATTGTTCTGCTGCCCTGTGACCTGCCCAAGGTTGTGTCTCGAGCTGAGAACCTTTCCGTTCCCGTCATTGGAG CCCTTCTTCGCTTCAACCAAGCCATCCTGGTGTCCAGGCATGACCCCGCCTCTCGGCGCAGAGTGGTGGAAGAGGTCCGGAGGCGAGCTACCTCCGGAGGCAAGTGGCCTCAG GTACTATTCTTTCCTGAGGGCACCTGTTCCAACAAGAAGGCTTTGCTGAAATTCAAACCAG GAGCCTTCATCGCTGGGGTGCCCGTGCAGCCTGTCCTCATCCGCTACCCCAACAGTCTG GACACTACCAGCTGGGCTTGGAGGGGCCCTGGAGT ACTCAAAGTCCTCTGGCTCACAGCCTCTCAGCCCTGCAGCATCGTGGATGTGGAG TTCCTACCTGTATACCGCCCCAGCCCGGAGGAGAGCAGGGACCCCACCCTCTATGCCAACAATGTCCAGAGGGTTATGGCACA GGCCCTGGGCATTCCAGCCACCGAGTGCGAGTTTGTAGAGAGCTTGCCTGTGATTGTGGTGGGCCGGCTGAAGGTGGCCTTGGAGCCACAGCTCTGGGAACTGGGCAGAGTGCTTCGGAAGGCTGG GCTGTCCCCTGACTGTGTAGACGCTGGGACAGAGCCAGGCCGGAGTCGAAGGATCAGTCAGGAAGAGTTTGCCAAGCAGCTACAGCTCTCTGACTCCCAGACGGTGGCTGGTGCCTTTAGCTACttccagcag GATGCCGATGGTTTGGTGGACTTCCGAGACGTGGCCCTTGCATTGGCAGCTCTGAGTGGGGGCAGGAGCCTGGAGGAGCTGACTCGCCTGGCCTTTGAG CTCTTTGCTGAGGAGCCAGAGGAGCAGGCCGAGGAGCAGGCCAAGGGGCCCGGCCGCCTGCTGTACAAAGACGGCTTCAGCACCATCCTGCACCTGCTGCTTGGCTCGCCGCGCCCTGCTGCCAGGACTCTGCATGCTGAGCTGTGCCAGGCAGGGGCCCGCCAGGGCCTCTCCCTCT GTGAGTTCCAGGACTTTTCCCTCCACCACCCACTCCACGGGAAGCTCTTCAGCACCTACCTGCGCCCCTCCCAGACAccacctgcctcctccccaggcaGCACCACCGCTCTGGCCAACGGGACTGTGCAAGCCCCCAAGCAGAAGGGCGACTGA